A part of Bacillota bacterium genomic DNA contains:
- the rplT gene encoding 50S ribosomal protein L20 — protein MPRAKGGFVTRRRHKKILKMAKGFTGAKSKVFRRANEAVMKSLQYAYRDRRNKKRDFRKLWIARINAAARMNGMSYSRFMDGLHKAGVDINRKTLAEIAVSDQNAFGELVKLAKASGGGQ, from the coding sequence CCGAGAGCAAAAGGCGGATTTGTCACTAGGCGGCGGCACAAAAAGATCCTGAAGATGGCTAAGGGGTTCACCGGCGCGAAGAGCAAGGTATTCCGGCGGGCTAACGAGGCCGTGATGAAGTCCCTGCAGTACGCGTACAGGGATCGCCGTAACAAGAAACGGGACTTTCGAAAGCTGTGGATCGCGAGGATCAATGCCGCAGCGCGTATGAACGGGATGTCATACAGCCGGTTCATGGACGGCTTGCATAAGGCGGGCGTCGACATAAACAGGAAGACCCTTGCCGAGATCGCTGTAAGCGACCAGAACGCCTTCGGTGAGCTTGTGAAGCTGGCGAAGGCGAGCGGCGGCGGGCAGTAG
- a CDS encoding RNA methyltransferase, translated as MAVVITSRRNPKIQEIRKLARREHRAATRRCLLEGTRCVEEAMDAGARIYEVLVTPHLLHSARGETLLERLKAAGAGVAVVTDEVIAVVSDTETPQGIVAVAAMSSETLCLDGNPLILVVDGVRDPGNLGTLIRTAAALGSGGVIVTRGTVDIYNPKCVRATMGSLFRVPVEERPDATAAVSFLKERGLRVVAGDVRAKTACYDWDFTGPTAVLVGGEAFGPSADVLTRCDGQVRIPMPGGVESFNVAVAGSILMYEAVAQRATCRRERAGKA; from the coding sequence TTGGCGGTTGTGATCACGAGCCGTCGCAATCCGAAGATCCAAGAGATAAGAAAGCTTGCGCGCCGCGAGCATCGGGCTGCGACGCGCCGGTGCCTTCTCGAAGGCACGAGGTGCGTGGAGGAGGCCATGGATGCGGGGGCTAGGATATATGAGGTCCTGGTCACCCCGCATCTTCTTCACTCTGCACGCGGAGAGACGCTGCTAGAGCGGTTGAAGGCGGCTGGGGCGGGAGTAGCTGTGGTCACGGACGAGGTGATCGCGGTGGTGTCGGACACAGAGACCCCCCAGGGAATCGTGGCCGTGGCGGCCATGTCTTCGGAGACGCTGTGTCTCGACGGGAACCCTTTGATCCTTGTGGTTGACGGAGTCCGTGACCCGGGGAACCTGGGCACGCTGATTCGGACGGCTGCCGCACTCGGAAGCGGCGGGGTTATCGTTACCCGCGGGACTGTCGACATATACAACCCCAAGTGCGTCCGGGCGACCATGGGGAGCCTCTTTCGGGTGCCGGTGGAGGAACGGCCCGACGCGACCGCTGCGGTGTCCTTTCTCAAAGAGCGCGGGCTTCGCGTCGTCGCAGGGGACGTTCGTGCTAAGACGGCGTGCTACGACTGGGATTTCACTGGGCCGACCGCCGTGCTGGTGGGTGGTGAGGCGTTCGGGCCGTCCGCGGACGTCTTGACGAGGTGCGACGGCCAGGTGAGGATCCCCATGCCGGGCGGGGTTGAGTCATTCAACGTGGCGGTGGCCGGCTCGATTCTCATGTATGAGGCCGTGGCGCAGAGAGCGACATGCCGGCGGGAACGGGCTGGGAAGGCCTAG
- a CDS encoding YqzL family protein, with the protein MLGADFFWRLFEVTGSITAYLIYRMLVTQ; encoded by the coding sequence ATGCTGGGAGCGGACTTCTTCTGGCGGCTCTTCGAAGTTACAGGATCGATCACGGCCTACCTGATTTACAGGATGCTGGTTACCCAGTAG
- a CDS encoding TlyA family RNA methyltransferase: MSHVVRYTKKRRLDELLVERGFFDSRRAATGYIMAGKVLVNGQREDKPGTVVPYDADIRVKGVEMPFVGRGGLKLDHALREFGLDVTGKVVLDAGASTGGFTDCLLQRGARLVYAVDVGFGQLAGKLRVDPRVVSFERTNISDLEPARLVPAPEMAVADLSYLSLLKAIPIIARLIIGEGDIVALIKPLFEDSRPAAAEDPCVHRDVLARLVSQFDQKGFGVLGLTPSPVLGSSGTVEFLIWLSKSAKHTRVAEVWNAIPAVVAASQHLREATRRERERAQAGAEGEARL; the protein is encoded by the coding sequence ATGAGCCATGTGGTGAGGTATACAAAAAAGAGGCGACTTGACGAGCTCCTGGTCGAGCGCGGGTTTTTTGACAGTCGCCGTGCTGCGACCGGATATATCATGGCTGGCAAGGTTCTCGTGAACGGTCAGCGCGAAGACAAACCCGGCACCGTGGTGCCGTATGACGCGGACATAAGGGTGAAGGGCGTCGAGATGCCGTTCGTGGGGCGCGGCGGCCTGAAGTTGGACCATGCGCTTCGGGAATTCGGACTGGACGTGACGGGGAAGGTGGTCCTGGACGCGGGCGCGTCCACTGGCGGCTTCACGGACTGTCTCCTGCAGCGCGGCGCCAGGCTTGTCTACGCGGTCGACGTGGGCTTTGGGCAGCTTGCGGGAAAGCTACGCGTGGATCCGAGGGTCGTGTCGTTTGAGCGCACGAACATCAGCGATCTCGAGCCCGCGCGCCTTGTGCCCGCGCCGGAGATGGCCGTGGCAGACCTCTCTTATCTGTCGCTCTTGAAGGCGATCCCGATCATCGCCCGCCTCATCATCGGAGAGGGAGACATCGTGGCACTCATAAAGCCGCTCTTTGAGGACTCGAGACCCGCTGCAGCGGAGGATCCCTGCGTTCACAGAGATGTGCTTGCCCGGTTGGTCAGCCAGTTCGACCAGAAGGGATTCGGCGTGCTGGGCTTGACTCCGTCGCCTGTTCTCGGCAGCTCCGGCACGGTGGAGTTCCTCATCTGGCTATCGAAGTCAGCCAAGCACACGCGCGTAGCTGAGGTCTGGAATGCGATTCCCGCTGTGGTGGCCGCGTCGCAGCACCTGAGGGAAGCCACCCGGCGCGAGCGTGAGCGCGCTCAAGCTGGCGCGGAAGGGGAAGCGCGTCTGTA